One segment of Variovorax sp. PAMC28562 DNA contains the following:
- a CDS encoding ABC transporter ATP-binding protein, whose amino-acid sequence MLEITDLTKHFFGLTAVDHVTTRFERGQVSAIIGPNGAGKTTFFNLVAGTHKPTSGRIEFKGQDVTGLRPDQVAGLGIARTFQSTHLFDNATVLDNLIVGYRLRTQSGLWDVVVNSKRLQGEERLCREKARESLDFVGLSHIANRIAADITQEERKRVAFALALATDPELLLLDEPAGGVNPEETVGLAALIRKLVDHGKTVCLIEHKMDMIMRLADKIVVLNNGAKIAEGTPAEIRRDPQVIEAYLGTDAGTHAGADHAAV is encoded by the coding sequence ATGCTTGAGATCACCGACCTGACCAAGCACTTCTTCGGCCTTACCGCCGTCGACCACGTCACCACGCGCTTCGAGCGCGGCCAGGTCAGCGCCATCATCGGCCCCAACGGCGCCGGCAAGACCACCTTCTTCAACCTGGTGGCAGGCACGCACAAACCGACCTCCGGACGCATCGAATTCAAGGGACAAGACGTCACGGGCTTGCGGCCCGATCAGGTGGCAGGTCTCGGCATTGCACGTACTTTTCAGTCGACTCACCTGTTCGACAACGCAACGGTGCTCGACAACCTGATCGTCGGCTATCGGCTGCGCACGCAGTCGGGTCTGTGGGATGTCGTGGTCAACAGCAAGAGGCTCCAAGGCGAAGAGCGCTTGTGCCGCGAGAAGGCACGGGAGTCGCTCGACTTCGTCGGCCTCTCCCATATCGCGAACCGCATCGCCGCCGACATCACGCAAGAGGAGCGCAAGCGCGTCGCCTTTGCGCTGGCACTGGCAACCGACCCCGAGTTGCTATTGCTCGACGAACCCGCCGGTGGCGTCAATCCCGAAGAAACCGTGGGACTTGCGGCACTGATTCGAAAGCTGGTCGACCATGGCAAGACCGTGTGTCTGATCGAACACAAGATGGACATGATCATGCGGCTGGCCGACAAGATCGTCGTGCTCAACAACGGCGCCAAGATCGCCGAAGGAACGCCGGCCGAAATCCGCCGCGATCCGCAAGTCATCGAAGCCTATCTCGGGACCGATGCGGGAACCCATGCCGGAGCCGACCATGCTGCGGTTTGA